The following proteins are co-located in the Lagenorhynchus albirostris chromosome 2, mLagAlb1.1, whole genome shotgun sequence genome:
- the PADI4 gene encoding LOW QUALITY PROTEIN: protein-arginine deiminase type-4 (The sequence of the model RefSeq protein was modified relative to this genomic sequence to represent the inferred CDS: inserted 3 bases in 3 codons) yields the protein MAQGTVIXVAPEQPTYAVCVLGTEPQLDVYGSAPKDCTSFSINASPGVVVDVAHRPPAKKNLTGSSKWPLDPGLEVSLKMRAASDSTGDRKVQISYYGPETTPVEVLLYITGVEISLSADFTRTGKMKSTGGRKDQRTWTWGPHGQGAILLVNCDRDNPKSSTVDCKDDQLDSQDLKDMSLVILSTKTPRDFSKHQLVLHVAKSEMDKVRCFEPMVNKQPSRYGMILGPRHPSHPLELQGGHHSTDFYVEGLASPDASFPGLVSLNVSLLLFANEDFLKSVAALAKKARCRLTVCAKEESTNDRWMQDEMEIGYIQAPHKTLPVVFASPRNRGLKDFPIQCMLEQQDEFASCAETLALLADFSPIVFHGHVSKSLSFNALLSEAILVLKDTSTPLAFSTVALLVPSVINHQTVYFPSSVSPLDWKHHKGTPGLKESQETHQDLQDFLSAQQVQAPVKLYSDWLSVGHVDEFLSFVPVHKKGFWLLLASPRSCNKLFQERMKEGHGEALLFQGVKNKTQQKIKDILSNEKLREHNSYVEKCIDWNXELGVKEGDIVDIPQLFKLQKGFKGTLKVEAFFPNMVNMLVLGKRLGIPKPFGPIINGRCCLEEKVRSLLEPLGLHCTFIDDFYTXHVQQGNVHCGTNVRRQPFSFKWWCMVP from the exons ATGGCCCAGGGGACAGTGA CAGTGGCCCCAGAGCAGCCCACCTATGCCGTGTGTGTGCTGGGCACCGAGCCTCAGCTGGATGTCTACGG CTCTGCCCCCAAGGACTGCACATCCTTTAGCATCAATGCTTCCCCAGGAGTGGTCGTAGATGTTGCCCACCGCCCTCCAGCCAAGAAGAATCTCACAGGTTCCTCCAAGTGGCCCCTGGACCCTGGGCTGGAGGTGAGCCTGAAGATGAGAGCTGCCAGCGATAGCACAGGTGACCGGAAG GTTCAGATTTCATACTATGGACCCGAGACGACTCCAGTTGAAGTCCTGCTCTACATCACCGGGGTCG AAATCTCCTTGAGCGCGGACTTCACTCGCACTGGCAAAATGAAGTCCACCGGAGGCAGGAAGGACCAG AGGACCTGGACCTGGGGCCCTCATGGGCAGGGCGCCATCCTGCTAGTGAACTGTGACAGAGACAATCCCAAATCTTCCACTGTGGACTGCAAGGATGACCAGCTTGACAGCCAAG ACCTGAAGGACATGTCCTTGGTGATCCTGAGCACGAAGACCCCCAGGGACTTCAGCAAGCACCAGCTGGTGCTCCATGTGGCCAAGTCTGAGATGGATAAAGTCAGGTGTTTCGAGCCAATGGTGA ACAAACAGCCCTCCAGGTACGGCATGATCCTGGGGCCACGGCACCCCTCTCACCCCCTGGAGCTCCAGGGTGGCCATCACAGCACAGACTTCTATGTGGAGGGCCTGGCTTCCCCAGACGCCAGCTTCCCAGGGCTCGTTTCCCTCAATGTCTCCCTGCT gttATTTGCAAATGAGGATTTCCTGAAGTCAGTGGCTGCTCTGGCCAAGAAAGCCAGGTGCAGGCTGACGGTCTGTGCCAAGGAGGAGAGCACGAATGACCGGTGGATGCAG GATGAGATGGAGATCGGCTACATCCAAGCCCCACACAAAACGCTGCCCGTGGTCTTTGCCTCCCCAAGGAACAGAGGCCTGAAGGATTTCCCCATCCAATGCATGCTG GAGCAGCAGGATGAATTTGCCAGCTGTGCTGAGACTTTGGCCCTTCTCGCTGATTTCAGTCCTATTGTGTTCCATGGCCATGTCTCCAAGA gtctcagcttcaaTGCCCTCCTTAGTGAGGCCATCCTGGTACTGAAGGACACATCCACGCCCCTGGCATTCTCCACTGTAGCACTGCTGGTTCCTTCTGTTATAAATCACCAGACTGTTTACTTTCCATCCTCTGTCTCCCCGCTAGACTGGAAGCACCACAAGGGCACGCCTGGGCT CAAGGAAAGCCAGGAGACGCACCAGGACCTGCAGGATTTCCTCAGTGCCCAGCAGGTGCAGGCCCCTGTGAAACTCTACTCCGACTGGCTGTCTGTGGGCCACGTGGATGAGTTCCTGAGCTTCGTTCCAGTGCACAAGAAG GGCTTCTGGCTGCTCCTGGCCAGCCCCAGGTCCTGCAACAAACTGTTCCAGGAGCGAATGAAGGAAGGCCATGGGGAGGCTCTGCTGTTCCAAGGGGTCAAGA ACAAAACCCAGCAGAAAATAAAGGACATTCTGTCAAACGAGAAACTGAGAGAACATAATTCATATGTGGAG AAATGCATCGACTGGA AGGAGCTGGGCGTGAAGGAAGGGGACATCGTGGACATCCCCCAGCTCTTCAAGCTCCAGAAAGGCTTCAAAGGGACCCTCAAGGTGGAAGCCTTTTTCCCAAACATG GTGAACATGCTGGTGCTGGGGAAGCGCCTGGGCATCCCCAAGCCCTTCGGGCCCATCATCAATGGCCGCTGTTGCCTGGAGGAGAAGGTACGGTCCCTGCTGGAGCCTCTGGGCCTCCACTGCACCTTCATCGATGACTTCTACA TACATGTTCAGCAGGGGAATGTGCACTGCGGCACCAACGTGCGCCGGCAGCCCTTCTCCTTCAAGTGGTGGTGCATGGTGCCCTGA